The following proteins are co-located in the Pedobacter sp. FW305-3-2-15-E-R2A2 genome:
- a CDS encoding carboxypeptidase-like regulatory domain-containing protein, giving the protein MRFSFVLTVTTLIFVSLLFAREGHSQGLDQTIRLSVKNAGMKESILAIEKESGIRFLMRDDLIKGYEKKLTISSPKITVRHALEQVLSGTPLTYVELNGFVSVVTRSAQFLVTGRVIDEKTKESLIGVSVRIKGAQASTFTDNQGNFSLKIPGYGVTLQFQSIGYQSAEVRVDDARSVQNVGLKILSTALKEVTVHARRKANTEAAVLDERRLSGIVQDAISAQQIERTASITTTQALQRVTGVTVTDEKFVAIRGLGERSVIAQLNGVRLASSDPDRTSIPLDLVPASLLDNITVYKTVTPDKPADAASGIIELKTKSIPESQTFEVVAQSGFNSNVGYRGNYNSFYNSDLGILGTKINDKNLRPDFLALSEKYPDGLGSIQKLIANTNYSLETQKEVNRINSIMQSFDPALKTGYKKAPLNQLYSMTYGNNFKVFKKHKIGLILGGNYYRRITDTYQGDLTQYSIYQGVITGNKDVYSFRNIPNYVTPNGLYMGKYQTYKENTGAEILNYGVLGGLAYRFNERHEISAQYMGSWGGESTATNLAGGYQYSGLPGTVSSDIYSIKQSYRTLNIFNIQGEHKITKGANAPQLSYNIASSNSSQNEPDYRFVTLANYTPTGGGWYMRPQIGETSIGGIKTYSKHLYALSSGYVNGFGAYGIIQAEPNGRRWRKLEEKNYNYKADLSIPFNLFGQKQEFKTGVNYLFRERSFTENHLLLPGSNFTKYGALPLYDVEGDLDRLVSNEVIGVHAPLSGQGEGMMPMGGFLYNSQKSPNNYKGYYETNAVYTMLDVRLSEKIRLAGGVRFEMTSIGSVVDTSNVFLDPALSAPTAEGSKIPLILVEPNSVHNVNYKPYYSLNLNYSLHKNMNFRAAFNTTLARPELREITNVFEFDAFQMGLVIGNPKLVNQHTKNLDFRWEWFPNSGEVLAFSVFGKQIDNQLVRVFNLKTDGLAATYPEFPTIQYQNDENTGKVWGIEMEIVKDLERIWYPLKNFFVGSNMMLARSLINKSTARYNAGKSLDRHTPKNSPLFEQAPYSINSWLNYTNKKTGTDLTTSFNMVGERLVQINLTGEPDLYTRPVPMLDFVFSQRLAKKILFKGYAKNILNPNIQTVYANPGTGGKWYGNEYLNRSFKRGMEVMLGFTYNLF; this is encoded by the coding sequence ATGAGATTTTCATTTGTTTTAACGGTAACGACATTAATATTTGTAAGTCTCTTGTTTGCCCGTGAAGGGCATAGCCAGGGTTTAGATCAGACGATCAGGCTATCTGTTAAAAATGCGGGTATGAAAGAGAGCATACTTGCAATTGAAAAGGAAAGTGGGATTCGCTTTTTAATGAGAGATGACCTCATCAAAGGTTATGAAAAGAAGTTAACCATCTCTTCTCCAAAAATTACCGTCAGACATGCTTTAGAACAGGTATTGTCGGGTACGCCGCTTACCTATGTGGAGCTGAACGGCTTTGTTTCTGTCGTGACCAGATCTGCGCAATTTCTGGTTACAGGAAGAGTAATCGATGAAAAAACGAAAGAATCATTAATTGGAGTCTCCGTACGGATCAAAGGGGCGCAGGCGTCGACATTCACTGACAATCAAGGCAATTTTTCTTTGAAGATTCCGGGTTATGGGGTAACCCTGCAATTTCAATCGATAGGCTACCAGTCTGCAGAGGTACGTGTAGATGATGCCAGATCTGTACAAAATGTAGGTCTGAAAATTTTGAGTACCGCTTTAAAAGAAGTAACGGTACATGCAAGGAGAAAGGCGAACACGGAAGCTGCGGTCCTGGATGAAAGAAGATTATCTGGTATTGTACAGGATGCGATTTCTGCGCAACAAATAGAAAGAACAGCAAGTATCACGACTACGCAGGCCCTGCAAAGGGTCACAGGGGTAACGGTAACAGATGAAAAGTTTGTAGCAATCAGGGGATTAGGTGAACGAAGTGTCATCGCACAGCTGAATGGCGTGCGATTGGCATCTTCGGATCCGGATCGTACCTCTATTCCTTTAGACCTTGTTCCGGCATCATTGCTGGATAACATTACCGTCTATAAAACCGTAACTCCGGATAAGCCGGCAGATGCAGCATCCGGAATTATTGAATTAAAGACTAAATCTATCCCCGAGTCTCAGACATTTGAGGTGGTTGCGCAGTCAGGATTCAATTCCAATGTCGGTTATCGTGGGAACTACAATAGTTTCTACAATAGTGATCTGGGGATTTTGGGAACCAAAATAAACGATAAAAATCTGAGACCTGATTTCCTGGCACTTTCTGAAAAATATCCCGACGGATTGGGCTCAATCCAGAAGCTGATTGCCAATACCAATTATAGTCTGGAAACTCAGAAAGAAGTAAACCGTATTAATTCCATTATGCAGAGCTTCGATCCTGCTTTAAAAACGGGGTATAAAAAAGCACCCTTGAATCAATTGTATTCCATGACGTATGGCAATAATTTTAAGGTCTTTAAAAAACACAAAATCGGATTGATCCTCGGAGGGAATTATTACCGTCGCATTACCGACACTTATCAGGGAGATTTAACCCAATACAGCATTTACCAGGGGGTAATTACCGGTAATAAGGATGTATATAGCTTTCGGAATATCCCCAACTATGTAACCCCAAACGGTTTGTACATGGGTAAATATCAGACTTATAAAGAGAATACCGGTGCTGAAATTTTAAACTATGGGGTGCTTGGAGGCCTGGCTTACCGCTTCAATGAACGGCATGAAATCAGTGCACAGTATATGGGTAGCTGGGGTGGCGAAAGTACGGCGACAAATTTAGCGGGTGGATATCAATATTCAGGACTACCGGGAACGGTATCCAGCGATATCTATTCGATTAAACAATCTTACCGGACCTTAAATATCTTTAACATCCAGGGAGAGCATAAAATTACTAAAGGAGCAAATGCACCACAGCTAAGCTACAATATCGCTTCTTCAAATTCCAGTCAGAATGAACCGGATTATCGTTTTGTAACCCTTGCCAATTATACGCCAACAGGTGGTGGCTGGTACATGAGGCCCCAGATTGGGGAGACAAGTATTGGCGGTATAAAAACTTATTCCAAGCATTTATATGCACTTAGCTCCGGATATGTAAATGGATTTGGTGCCTATGGCATTATTCAGGCAGAGCCAAACGGACGGAGATGGCGTAAACTGGAGGAAAAGAATTACAATTATAAAGCCGACTTAAGCATTCCGTTTAACCTCTTCGGACAAAAACAGGAATTTAAAACAGGGGTCAATTACCTCTTCCGGGAAAGAAGTTTTACAGAGAACCATTTGTTATTGCCGGGTTCAAATTTCACCAAATACGGGGCATTGCCGCTGTATGATGTGGAAGGCGACCTGGACCGTTTGGTGAGCAATGAGGTGATCGGCGTTCATGCTCCCTTGTCTGGACAAGGGGAGGGAATGATGCCTATGGGTGGCTTTTTATACAACAGCCAGAAATCGCCAAACAACTATAAAGGATATTATGAAACAAATGCGGTATATACCATGCTGGATGTCCGCCTTTCGGAAAAGATCAGACTTGCAGGGGGAGTCCGCTTTGAAATGACGAGCATAGGATCGGTGGTCGATACCTCGAATGTCTTTCTGGATCCTGCATTGTCTGCACCTACAGCAGAAGGGTCAAAGATTCCATTGATCCTGGTGGAGCCAAACTCTGTTCACAATGTCAATTATAAACCTTATTACTCCCTGAACTTAAACTATTCCCTTCATAAGAATATGAATTTCAGAGCGGCCTTTAATACGACTTTAGCAAGGCCGGAACTGAGAGAAATTACCAATGTTTTTGAATTTGATGCCTTTCAAATGGGACTCGTGATCGGAAATCCAAAGCTGGTGAATCAGCATACGAAAAACCTGGATTTCAGATGGGAATGGTTTCCGAATTCAGGCGAAGTACTGGCTTTCTCGGTATTTGGAAAACAAATTGATAACCAATTGGTCAGGGTATTCAATTTAAAAACAGACGGACTGGCAGCTACTTATCCCGAGTTTCCTACAATACAGTATCAGAATGATGAGAATACCGGTAAAGTCTGGGGAATAGAGATGGAAATCGTCAAAGACCTGGAAAGAATCTGGTATCCGCTTAAAAATTTCTTTGTCGGCTCCAACATGATGCTGGCAAGAAGCCTCATCAATAAATCAACAGCACGTTATAATGCCGGTAAATCCTTAGACAGGCATACGCCCAAAAACAGCCCTTTATTTGAACAAGCGCCTTATTCTATCAATTCCTGGTTAAACTATACCAATAAAAAAACAGGTACCGATCTGACCACTTCTTTCAACATGGTAGGGGAAAGGCTGGTGCAGATTAACCTGACAGGAGAACCTGATTTATACACCCGTCCGGTACCGATGCTGGATTTTGTATTCAGTCAGCGGTTAGCAAAGAAGATTCTCTTTAAGGGCTATGCAAAAAATATCCTGAATCCAAATATCCAGACTGTTTATGCCAATCCGGGAACCGGGGGGAAATGGTACGGCAATGAATACCTGAACCGTAGTTTTAAAAGAGGAATGGAAGTAATGCTTGGTTTTACCTATAATTTATTTTAG